AGAAAAGAATGGAGCAACAGAGGAAAGAAAGtgaacagcagagagagaaacaactcagagaaatggaggaaaagatTAACAAGGAGcgagaagagaggaagaaagagcaggaaaagagagaagaggaggaccGAGAGAAAACAAGGCAGGATGAACTTAAACAGAAAGAGTGGGAGCAAAAACTTCAAGAActggagagaaaaataaagttagaatCAGAGGAGAAAGAAACTATTGATAAAAAGTGGGAACAGAGCAGAATAGAGCTGAGAAGACAGCAAGAGGACTGGGAGAGGGAAAGAACTGAATGGTGGGAACAGAGAAGGcttgaaaatgagaaaatacgACATGAAGAacagttaaaaattaaaaagcttCAAGAGGAGTATGATcaggaaagagaaaaagttgagaaaaagagaagagaggacGACCAAAGACGAAGAGaacaggaggagaaggagagaagagaaCTAGAGGAAAactataagaaaaaaatgaaggacaTGAAGAAGAGGAATGAAGAGGAGGCCAGAAAACAAGCTGAAGAATTCAATGAGTTCAGAAAAAATTACGACAAAGACTATAATGAACTAAAAGAGAAATGCATGAAGGAAATGCGTAAATTGAAGAAAAAGCATGAGAGACAACTGtatgaggaagagaggagacatAAGAAGCAGTACAGGCTGTTacaagaagaaagagaggatctgaggaaaaagcatgagcaagaaatgaaagaaaaagaggatctgaggaaaaagcatgagcaagaaatgaaagaaaaagaggatctgaagcaaaagcatttgcaagaaatgaaagaaaaagaggatctgaggaaaaagcatgagcaagaaatgaaagaaaaagaggatctgaggaaaaagcatgagcaagaaatgaaagaaaaagaggatctgaggaaaaagcatgagcaagaaatgaaagaaaaagaggatctgaagcaaaagcatgagcaagaaatgaaagaaaaagaggatctgaagcaaaagcatttgcaagaaatgaaagaaaaagaggatctgaggaaaaagcatttgcaagaaatgaaagaaaaagaggatctgaggaaaaagcatgagcaagaaatgaaagaaaaagaggatctgaggaaaaagcatttgcaagaaatgaaagaaaaagaggatctgaagcaaaagcatgagcaagaaatgaaagaaaaagaggatctgaggaaaaagcatgagcaagaaatgaaagaaaaagaggatctgaagcaaaagcatttgcaagaaatgaaagaaaaagaggatctgaggaaaaagcatgagcaagaaatgaaagaaaaagaggatctgaagcaaaagcatttgcaagaaatgaaagaaaaagaggatctgaagcaaaagcatgagcaagaaatgaaagaaaaagaggatctgaggaaaaagcatttgcaagaaatgaaagaaaaagaggatctgaagcaaaagcatgagcaagaaatgaaagaaaaagaggatctgaggaaaaagcatgagcaagaaatgaaagaaaaagaggatctgaggaaaaagcatgagcaagaaatgaaagaaaaagaggatctgaagcaaaagcatttgcaagaaatgaaagaaaaagaggatctgaggaaaaagcatgcgcaagaaatgaaagaaaaagaggatctgaggaaaaagcatttgcaagaaatgaaagaaaaagaggatctgaggaaaaagcatgagcaagaaatgaaagaaaaagaggatctgaggaaaaagcatgagcaagaaatgaaagaaaaagaggatctgaagcaaaagcatgagcaagaaatgaaagaaaaagaggatctgaagcaaaagcatttgcaagaaatgaaagaaaaagaggatctgaggaaaaagcatgcgcaagaaatgaaagaaaaagaggatctgaggaaaaagcatttgcaagaaatgaaagaaaaagaggatctgaggaaaaagcatgagcaagaaatgaaagaaaaagaggatctgaggaaaaagcatttgcaagaaatgaaagaaaaagaggatctgaagcaaaagcatgagcaagaaatgaaagaaaaagaggatctgaggaaaaagcatgagcaagaaatgaaagaaaaagaggatctgaggaaaaagcatgcgcaagtaatgaaagaaaaagaggatctgaggaaaaagcatgagcaagaaatgaaagaaaaagaggatctgaagcaaaagcatttgcaagaaatgaaagaaaaagaggatctgaagcaaaagcatgagcaagaaatgaaagaaaaagaggatctgaggaaaaagcatgagcaagaaatgaaagaaaaagaggatctgaggaagaagcatgagcaagaaatgaaagaaaaagaggatctgaggaaaaagcatgagcaaaaaatgaaagaaaaagaggatctgaggaaaaagcatgagcaagaaatgaaagaaaaagaggatctgaggaaaaagcatgagcaaaaaatgaaagaaaaagaggatctgaggaaaaagcatgagcaataaatgaaagaaaaagaggatctgaagcaaaagcatgagcaacaaatgaaagaaaaagaggatctgaagcaaaagcatgagcaagaaatgaaagaaaaagaggatctgaggaaaaagcatgagcaagaaatgaaagaaaaagaggatctgaggaagaagcatgagcaagaaatgaaagaaaaagaggatctgaggaaaaagcatttgcaagaaatgaaagaaaaagaggatctgaagcaaaagcatgagcaagaaatgaaagaaaaagaggatctgaggaaaaagcatgagcaagaaatgaaagaaaaagaggatctgaagcaaaagcatttgcaagaaatgaaagaaaaagaggatctgaggaaaaagcatgagcaagaaatgaaagaaaaagaggatctgaggaaaaagcatgagcaagaaatgaaagaaaaagaggatctgaagcaaaagcatttgcaagaaatgaaagaaaaagaggatctgaagcaaaagcatgagcaagaaatgaaagaaaaagaggatctgaggaaaaagcatgagcaagaaatgaaagaaaaagaggatctgaggaaaaagcatgagcaagaaatgaaagaaaaagaggatctgaagcaaaagcatgagcaagaaatgaaagaaaaagaggatctgaagcaaaagcatgagcaagaaatgaaagaaaaagaggatctgaggaaaaagcatgagcaaaaaatgaaagaaaaagaggatctgaggaaaaagcatgagcaaaaaatgaaagaaaaagaggatctgaagcaaaagcatgagcaagaaatgaaagaaaaagaggatctgaggaaaaagcatgagcaagaaatgaaagaaaaagaggatctgaggaaaaagcatgagcacgaactgaaagaaaaagaggatctgaggaaaaagcatgagcaaaaatgaaagaaaagaggatctgaagcaaaagcatgagcaagtaatgaaagaaaaagaggatctgaggaaaaagcatgagcaagaaatgaaagaaaaagaggatctgaggaaaaagcatgagcaagaaatgaaagaaaaagaggatctgaagcaaaagcatgagcaagaaatgaaagaaaaagaggatctgaagcaaaagcatgagcaagaaatgaaagaaaaagaggatctgaggaagaagcatgagcaagaaatgaaagaaaaagaggatctgaagcaaaagcatttgcaagaaatgaaagaaaaagaggatctgaagcaaaagcatgagcaagaaatgaaagaaaaagaggatctgaggaaaaagcatgagcaaaaaatgaaagaaaaagaggatctgaggaaaaagcatgagcaagaaatgaaagaaaaagaggatctgaggaaaaagcatgagcaagaaatgaaagaaaaagaggatctgaggaaaaagcatgagcaaaaaatgaaagaaaaagaggatctgaggaaaaagcatgagcaagaaatgaaagaaaaagaggatctgaggaaaaagcatgagcaagaaatgaaagaaaaagaggatctgaggaaaaagcatgagcaaaaaatgaaagaaaaagaggatctgaagcaaaagcatgagcaagaaatgaaagaaaaagaggatctgaggaaaaagcatgagcaagaaatgaaagaaaaagaggatctgaggaaaaagcatgagcaaaaaatgaaagaaaaagaggatctgaagcaaaagcatgagcaagaaatgaaagaaaaagaggatctgaggaaaaagcatgagcaagaaatgaaagaaaaagaggatctgaagcaaaagcatgagcaagaaatgaaagaaaaagaggatctgaagcaaaagcatgagcaagaaatgaaagaaaaagaggatctgaagcaaaagcatttgcaagaaatgaaagaaaaagaggatctgaagcaaaagcatgagcaagaaatgaaagaaaaagaggatctgaggaaaaagcatgagcaagaaatgaaagaaaaagaggatctgaggaaaaagcatgagcaaaaaatgaaagaaaaagaggatctgaagcaaaagcatgagcaagaaatgaaagaaaaagaggatctgaggaaaaagcctgagcaagaaatgaaagaaaaagaggatctgaggaaaaagcatttgcaagaaatgaaagaaaaagaggatctgaagcaaaagcatgagcaagaaatgaaagaaaaagaggatctgaagcaaaagcatgagcaagaaatgaaagaaaaagaggatctgaggaaaaagcatgagcaaaaaatgaaagaaaaagaggatctgaagcaaaagcatgagcaagaaatgaaagaaaaagaggatctgaggaaaaagcatgagcaagaaaagaaagaaaaagaggatctgaagcaaaagcatttgcaagaaatgaaagaaaaagaggatctgaggaaaaagcatgagcaagaaatgaaagaaaaagaggatctgaggaaaaagcatgagcaagaaatgaaagaaaaagaggatctgaagcaaaagcatgagcaagaaatgaaagaaaaagaggatctgaggaaaaagcatgagcaaaaaatgaaagaaaaagaggatctgaagcaaaagcatgagcaagaaatgaaagaaaaagaggatctgaagcaaaagcatttgcaagaaatgaaagaaaaagaggatctgaagcaaaagcattggcaagaaatgaaagaaaaagaggatctgaagcaaaagcatgagcaagaaatgaaagaaaaagaggatctgaagcaaaagcatttgcaagaaatgaaagaaaaagaggatctgaagcaaaagcatgagcaagaaatgaaagaaaaagaggatctgaggaaaaagcatgagcaaaaatgaaagaaaaagaggatctgatgaaaaagcatgagcaagaaatgaaagaaaaagaggatctgaggaaaaagcatgagcaaaaaatgaaagaaaaagaggatctgaggaaaaagcatgagcaaaaaatgaaagaaaaagaggatctgaggaaaaagcatgagcaaaaaatgaaagaaaaagaggatctgaagcaaaagcatgagcaagaaatgaaagaaaaagaggatctgaggaaaaagcatgagcaagaaatgaaagaaaaagaggatctgaggaaaaagcatgagcaaaaaatgaaagaaaaagaggatctgaagcaaaagcatgagcaagaaatgaaagaaaaagaggatctgaggaaaaagcatgagcaagaaatgaaagaaaaagaggatctgaggaaaaagcatgagcaagaaatgaaagaaaaagaggatctgaagcaaaagcatttgcaagaaatgaaagaaaaagaggatctgaagcaaaagcatttgcaagaaatgaaagaaaaagaggatctgaagcaaaagcatgagcaagaaatgaaagaaaaagaggatctgaggaaaaagcatgagcaagaaatgaaagaaaaagaggatctgaggaaaaagcatgagcaaaaaatgaaagaaaaagaggatctgaagcaaaagcatgagcaaaaaatgaaagaaaaagaggatctgaagcaaaagcatgagcaagaaatgaaagaaaaagaggatctgaggaaaaagcatgagcaagaaatgaaagaaaaagaggatctgaggaagaagcatgagcaagaaatgaaagaaaaagaggatctgaggaaaaagcatgagcaaaaaatgaaagaaaaagaggatctgaggaaaaagcatttgcaagaaatgaaagaaaaagaggatctgaagcaaaagcatgagcaagaaatgaaagaaaaagaggatctgaggaaaaagcatgagcaagaaatgaaagaaaaagaggatctgaagcaaaagcatttgcaagaaatgaaagaaaaagaggatctgaggaaaaagcatgcgcaagaaatgaaagaaaaagaggatctgaggaaaaagcatgagcaagaaatgaaagaaaaagaggatctgaagcaaaagcatttgcaagaaatgaaagaaaaagaggatctgaagcaaaagcatgagcaagaaatgaaagaaaaagaggatctgaggaaaaagcatgagcaagaaatgaaagaaaaagaggatctgaggaagaagcatgagcaagaaatgaaagaaaaagaggatctgaagcaaaagcatttgcaagaaatgaaagaaaaagaggatctgaagcaaaagcatgagcaagaaatgaaagaaaaagaggatctgaggaaaaagcatgagcaaaaaatgaaagaaaaagaggatctgaggaaaaagcatgagcaagaaatgaaagaaaaagaggatctgaggaaaaagcatgagcaagaaatgaaagaaaaagaggatctgaggaaaaagcatgagcaaaaaatgaaagaaaaagaggatctgaggaaaaagcatgagcaaaaaatgaaagaaaaagaggatctgaagcaaaagcatgagcaagaaatgaaagaaaaagaggatctgaggaaaaagcatgagcaagaaatgaaagaaaaagaggatctgaggaaaaagcatgagcaagaaatgaaagaaaaagaggatctgaagcaaaagcatgagcaagaaatgaaagaaaaagaggatctgaagcaaaagcatttgcaagaaatgaaagaaaaagaggatctgaagcaaaagcatgagcaagaaatgaaagaaaaagaggatctgaagcaaaagcatttgcaagaaatgaaagaaaaagaggatctgaagcaaaagcatgagcaagaaatgaaagaaaaagaggatctgaagcaaaagcatgagcaagaaatgaaagaaaaagaggatctgaggaagaagcatgagcaagaaatgaaagaaaaagaggatctgaagcaaaagcatttgcaagaaatgaaagaaaaagaggatctgaagcaaaagcatgagcaagaaatgaaagaaaaagaggatctgaggaaaaagcatgagcaaaaaatgaaagaaaaagaggatctgaggaaaaagcatgagcaagaaatgaaagaaaaagaggatctgaggaaaaagcatgagcaagaaatgaaagaaaaagaggatctgaggaaaaagcatgagcaaaaaatgaaagaaaaagaggatctgaggaaaaagcatgagcaagaaatgaaagaaaaagaggatctgaggaaaaagcatgagcaagaaatgaaagaaaaagaggatctgaggaaaaagcatgagcaaaaaatgaaagaaaaagaggatctgaagcaaaagcatgagcaagaaatgaaagaaaaagaggatctgaggaaaaagcatgagcaagaaatgaaagaaaaagaggatctgaggaaaaagcatgagcaagaaatgaaagaaaaagaggatctgaagcaaaagcatgagcaagaaatgaaagaaaaagaggatctgaggaaaaagcatgagcaagaaatgaaagaaaaagaggatctgaagcaaaagcatgagcaagaaatgaaagaaaaagaggatctgaagcaaaagcatttgcaagaaatgaaagaaaaagaggatctgaagcaaaagcatgagcaagaaatgaaagaaaaagaggatctgaggaaaaagcatgagcaagaaatgaaagaaaaagaggatctgaggaaaaagcatgagcaataaatgaaagaaaaagaggatctgaagcaaaagcatgagcaagaaatgaaagaaaaagaggatctgaggaaaaagcatgagcaagaaatgaaagaaaaagaggatctgaggaaaaagcatttgcaagaaatgaaagaaaaagaggatctgaagcaaaagcatgagcaagaaatgaaagaaaaagaggatctgaagcaaaagcatgagcaagaaatgaaagaaaaagaggatctgaggaaaaagcatgagcaaaaaatgaaagaaaaagaggatctgaagcaaaagcatgagcaagaaatgaaagaaaaagaggatctgaggaaaaagcatgagcaagaaaagaaagaaaaagaggatctgaagcaaaagcatttgcaagaaatgaaagaaaaagaggatctgaggaaaaagcatgagcaagaaatgaaagaaaaagaggatctgaggaaaaagcatgagcaagaaatgaaagaaaaagaggatctgaagcaaaagcatttgcaagaaatgaaagaaaaagaggatctgaagcaaaagcatgagcaagaaatgaaagaaaaagaggatctgaagcaaaagcatgagcaagaaatgaaagaaaaagaggatctgaagcaaaagcatgagcaagaaatgaaagaaaaagaggatctgaggaaaaagcatgagcaagaaatgaaagaaaaagaggatctgaagcaaaagcatgagcaagaaatgaaagaaaaagaggatctgaggaaaaagcatgagcaagaaatgaaagaaaaagaggatctgaagcaaaagcatttgcaagaaatgaaagaaaaagaggatctgaagcaaaagcattggcaagaaatgaaagaaaaagaggatctgaagcaaaagcatgagcaagaaatgaaagaaaaagaggatctgaagcaaaagcatttgcaagaaatgaaagaaaaagaggatctgaagcaaaagcatgagcaagaaatgaaagaaaaagaggatctgaggaaaaagcatgagcaaaaaatgaaagaaaaagaggatctgaggaaaaagcatgagcaagaaatgaaagaaaaagaggatctgaggaaaaagcatgagcaagaaatgaaagaaaaagaggatctgaagcaaaagcatgagcaagaaatgaaagaaaaagaggatctgaggaaaaagcatgagcaagaaatgaaagaaaaagaggatctgaagcaaaagcatgagcaagaaatgaaagaaaaagaggatctgaggaaaaagcatgagcaagaaatgaaagaaaaagaggatctgaggaaaaagcatgagcaagaaatgaaagaaaaagaggatctgaagcaaaagcatttgcaagaaatgaaagaaaaagaggatctgaagcaaaagcatttgcaagaaatgaaagaaaaagaggatctgaggaaaaagcatgagcaagaaatgaaagaaaaagaggatctgaggaaaaagcatgagcaagaaatgaaagaaaaagaggatctgaagcaaaagcatttgcaagaaatgaaagaaaaagaggatctgaagcaaaagcatgagcaagaaaagaaagaaaaagaggatctgaggaaaaagcatgagcaagaaatgaaagaaaaagaggatctgaagcaaaagcatttgcaagaaatgaaagaaaaagaggatctgaagcaaaagcatgagcaagaaatgaaagaaaaagaggatctgaggaaaaagcatgagcaaaaaatgaaagaaaaagaggatctgaggaaaaagcatgagcaagaaatgaaagaaaaagaggatctgaggaaaaagcatgagcaaaaaatgaaagaaaaagaggatctgaggaaaaagcatgagcaaaaaatgaaagaaaaagaggatctgaagcaaaagcatgagcaagaaatgaaagaaaaagaggatctgaggaaaaagcatgagcaagaaatgaaagaaaaagaggatctgaggaaaaagcatgagcaaaaaatgaaagaaaaagaggatctgaagcaaaagcatgagcaagaaatgaaagaaaaagaggatctgaggaaaaagcatgagcaagaaatgaaagaaaaagaggatctgaggaaaaagcatgagcaagaaatgaaagaaaaagaggatctgaagcaaaagcatttgcaagaaatgaaagaaaaagaggatctgaagcaaaagcatttgcaagaaatgaaagaaaaagaggatctgaagcaaaagcatgagcaagaaatgaaagaaaaagaggatctgaggaaaaagcatgagcaaaaaatgaaagaaaaagaggatctgaagcaaaagcatgagcaagaaatgaaagaaaaagaggatctgaggaaaaagcatgagcaagaaatgaaagaaaaagaggatctgaggaaaaagcatgagcaagaaatgaaagaaaaagaggatctgaagcaaaagcatgagcaagaaatgaaagaaaaagaggatctgaagcaaaagcatgagcaagaaatgaaagaaaagaggatctgaggaaaaagcatgagcaaaaaatgaaagaaaaagaggatctgaagcaaaagcatgagcaagaaatgaaagaaaaagaggatctgaagcaaaagcatgagcaagaaatgaaagaaaaagaggatctgaggaaaaagcatgagcaagaaatgaaagaaatagaggatctgaagcaaaagcatgagcaagaaaagaaagaaaaagaggatctgaggaaaaagcatgagcaagaaatgaaagaaaaagaggatctgaggaaaaagcatgagcaagaaatgaaagaaaaagaggatctgaggaaaaagcatgagcaagaaatgaaagaaaaagaggatctgaggaaaaagcatgagcaagaaatgaaagaaaaagaggatctgaggaaaaagcatttgcaagaaatgaaagaaaaagaggatctgaagcaaaagcatgagcaagaaatgaaagaaaaagaggatctgaagcaaaagcatgagcaagaaatgaaagaaaaagaggatctgaggaaaaagcatgagcaaaaaatgaaagaaaaagaggatctgaagcaaaagcatgagcaagaaatgaaagaaaaagaggatctgaggaaaaagcatgagcaagaaatgaaagaaaaagaggatctgaggaaaaagcatgagcaagaaatgaaagaaaaagaggatctgaggaaaaagcatgagcaagaaatgaaagaaaaagaggatctgaggaaaaagcatgagcaagaaatgaaagaaaaagaggatctgaggaaaaagcatgagcaagaaatgaaagaaaaagaggatctgaggaaaaagcat
The nucleotide sequence above comes from Cheilinus undulatus unplaced genomic scaffold, ASM1832078v1 Contig7, whole genome shotgun sequence. Encoded proteins:
- the LOC121506671 gene encoding heavy metal-associated isoprenylated plant protein 4-like; translated protein: MKEKEDLRKKHEQEMKEKEDMKEKEDLRKKHEQEMKEKDLRKKHEQKMKEKEDLRKKHEQKMKE